In Caballeronia insecticola, one DNA window encodes the following:
- a CDS encoding DUF1345 domain-containing protein, whose translation MSANKKKTSFLPPVLSNRPRALIGLVVGCIVAALVPAHLRATARALIAWDSAVWLYLVLIWLKMAIARQSDVQALAAREDENAATVLMIVSIAAVASIVAIVVELASAKSLGASAVPHYLLTGATMLGAWFLIPTMFTLHYARHYYQSPPNDPALRFPDRQLKPDYWDFLYFSFTIAVASQTADIAVGSTSARRTVLAQSVLSFFFNLAVLGLSINIAASMVGG comes from the coding sequence ATGTCCGCGAACAAGAAGAAGACATCCTTCCTTCCGCCCGTCCTGAGCAACCGCCCGCGCGCGCTGATCGGGCTCGTGGTCGGCTGTATCGTCGCCGCGCTGGTTCCGGCGCACTTGCGGGCCACCGCGCGCGCTCTGATTGCCTGGGACTCGGCCGTGTGGCTCTATCTTGTGCTGATCTGGCTGAAGATGGCCATCGCACGTCAAAGCGACGTGCAGGCGCTCGCCGCGCGCGAAGACGAAAACGCCGCAACCGTACTGATGATCGTGAGCATCGCGGCGGTTGCGAGCATCGTGGCGATCGTCGTCGAATTGGCATCGGCGAAAAGCCTGGGCGCCAGCGCGGTGCCGCACTATCTGCTCACCGGCGCGACGATGCTCGGCGCCTGGTTCCTCATCCCGACGATGTTCACGCTGCACTACGCGCGTCATTACTATCAGTCGCCGCCGAACGATCCCGCGCTCAGGTTTCCGGACAGGCAACTGAAGCCCGACTACTGGGACTTCCTGTATTTCTCGTTCACCATCGCGGTCGCGTCGCAGACGGCCGACATCGCGGTCGGTTCCACCAGCGCGCGGCGCACCGTGCTCGCGCAGTCGGTGCTGTCGTTCTTCTTCAATCTCGCAGTGCTCGGGCTCTCCATCAACATCGCGGCGAGCATGGTCGGCGGCTGA
- the glgA gene encoding glycogen synthase GlgA, which translates to MPLNVLLVASEAVPLAKTGGLGDMVSAYAAALREAGVDATILLPAYPNAIAQTEGLCRVGTLTGLPGGDATLLRGRMPDTGVPVLLLRCDALYARTGLYQDAQGRDYPDNAIRFATLSAAAVRIAEGMRGVKKPDIVHAHDWHTGLTPLLMKHAGVHAKSVFTIHNLAFQGNYALSLGASLGVPEKWLVHALSDPKSIEFYGALSLMKAGIVHADRVTTVSETYAREILTPRFGHLMEGVLQSHAHKLSGVVNGIDENVWDPVTDPLIERNYSFDDMRGKHACKRALQRKFGLPVDPFAPLMAIGSRMTGQKLADVALEALPRLLQKHPRLQLAVIGKGEAYIEAGFRKLAQEWPDRVGVHIGYDERRAHALHAGADILLHGSRFEPCGLTQLYAMRYGTLPVASRVGGLADTIVDAAQNVELLHHNVLRPSLYLRDGTHDTPVETVAQAPAPRASHAPTGFLFDGERADDIIHAASRALDAFMRPQVWRALQRNAMSCDFGWNEAVAKMVALYVGLSEARPSRTALRARRVPDVMQASATAPATAQAQDDRALANANSRVARSA; encoded by the coding sequence TTGCCTTTGAACGTTCTGCTGGTCGCCTCCGAAGCCGTCCCGCTCGCCAAGACCGGCGGACTCGGCGACATGGTCAGCGCCTATGCCGCCGCCCTGCGCGAAGCCGGCGTCGATGCCACCATCCTGCTGCCCGCGTATCCGAACGCCATCGCCCAGACGGAAGGTCTCTGCCGTGTCGGCACGTTGACTGGCCTGCCCGGCGGCGATGCCACGTTGCTGCGCGGACGCATGCCCGATACCGGCGTGCCGGTTCTGCTGCTGCGCTGCGACGCGCTCTATGCCCGCACGGGCCTGTATCAGGACGCGCAGGGCCGCGACTATCCGGACAACGCGATCCGCTTCGCGACGCTTTCGGCGGCCGCCGTCAGGATCGCCGAGGGCATGCGCGGCGTGAAGAAGCCCGACATCGTCCATGCGCACGACTGGCATACCGGCCTCACGCCGCTCCTGATGAAGCACGCGGGCGTGCACGCAAAGAGCGTTTTCACGATCCACAATCTGGCGTTCCAGGGCAATTACGCGCTCTCGCTTGGTGCGTCGCTCGGCGTGCCGGAAAAATGGCTCGTGCACGCGTTGAGCGATCCGAAGAGCATCGAGTTCTATGGCGCGCTCAGTCTGATGAAAGCGGGCATCGTCCACGCCGACCGCGTGACGACCGTCTCCGAAACCTACGCGCGCGAAATTCTCACGCCGCGCTTCGGCCATCTGATGGAAGGCGTGCTTCAGAGTCATGCGCACAAGTTGTCGGGCGTCGTCAACGGCATCGACGAGAACGTTTGGGATCCGGTCACCGACCCGCTGATCGAACGCAACTATTCCTTCGACGATATGCGCGGCAAGCACGCCTGCAAGCGCGCGCTGCAACGCAAGTTCGGCCTGCCTGTCGATCCGTTCGCGCCGCTCATGGCGATCGGCAGCCGCATGACCGGTCAGAAACTCGCGGATGTCGCGCTCGAAGCGCTGCCGCGTCTGCTGCAAAAGCATCCGCGCCTGCAACTCGCGGTCATCGGCAAGGGCGAGGCGTATATCGAGGCGGGCTTTCGCAAGCTCGCGCAGGAATGGCCGGATCGCGTCGGCGTGCATATTGGTTATGACGAACGCCGCGCGCATGCACTGCATGCGGGCGCGGATATCCTGCTGCACGGCAGCCGCTTCGAGCCGTGCGGCCTCACGCAGCTATACGCAATGCGCTACGGCACGCTGCCGGTCGCGTCGCGCGTGGGCGGCCTCGCCGACACCATCGTCGATGCGGCGCAAAACGTCGAGCTGCTTCATCACAACGTGCTGCGTCCGTCGCTCTATCTGCGCGACGGCACGCACGATACGCCCGTCGAGACCGTCGCGCAGGCGCCCGCGCCGCGAGCCTCTCATGCGCCCACGGGCTTTCTCTTCGACGGCGAACGCGCCGACGACATCATCCACGCCGCGAGCCGCGCACTCGATGCCTTCATGCGTCCGCAAGTCTGGCGCGCGCTGCAACGCAACGCGATGTCATGCGATTTCGGATGGAACGAAGCCGTCGCGAAGATGGTCGCACTGTACGTCGGCCTGAGCGAAGCACGCCCGAGCCGCACGGCACTGCGCGCGCGCCGCGTCCCCGATGTCATGCAGGCAAGCGCCACGGCGCCTGCAACGGCACAAGCACAGGACGACCGCGCGCTCGCAAACGCCAATTCGCGCGTTGCGCGCAGCGCCTGA